The Bacillota bacterium genomic interval GCCAGAAGACGTGGATTGGAGCATCCTCCGCCGGGTTCGCCACGTGCATCTTACCGGTGTCACGGCCGCACTCAGCGAATCGGCTCGCCGAACCGTGGTTCGCTGTGCTCAGGAGGCCAGGGCGGCGGGTGCAACCGTTTCATACGATGTCAACCATCGTGCCAAGTTGTGGAGTTCCGACGAAGCCAGAGCCTTTTACGAGCTGCTCAGTCCTTATGTGGATATTCTCCTGGTGAACACCGACGAAGCCCGATTGGTCTTCGGGGTGGGTGGGAGCCCGAACGAGATGCTCGCTGCCCTCTACGAACGCTGGCAACGGCCCATTACCATCGTGACCCTCGGGGAGAGGGGCGCCGCCGCTCTGGCGAACGGAGAGGTCTACCGCGTTCCGGGTTTCGTCGTGGAACGCGTCAACCGATTCGGCGCGGGTGACGCGTTTGTGGCCGGTTTCCTGTCGCGCTATCTCACGTTCCGGGACGTCGAAGACGCGCTGCGTCACGGATCCGCCGCCGCGGCCTTGAAGATGACCTTCGGTGCCGCAAACCACCCCATGTTTCGGGCGGATCAGGTTACCCACTTGGTTCGTTTCGGCGGAACCCAAGACGAGCCCCAGGGTACGCAAGCTCGCAGCTACGCGGTCGAGCGTTAGACCGGACCTGCAGGTCCGCTGGGTATTGCCCTGCCAGCTTTATCCTGCCAATTGCGCAGCTCACGCATGGAGGGGGGAAAGGTTACCAGTTGTATAGAGCGGTATGTATAGAAGGCTACCGATACGGTTGGTTTCCCGTGGGTGTCGGGAGTAGGTAGGCTCCGTCAGAGGGCAACAACGAAGGGTCGGGAACTACGCGTGCTGCACGACAAGCGATCGGCGCAAGCAGAGGTCGACACAACGTGGACTGGGTCCGGTACGGCCTGGGCGGGTATCTTGA includes:
- a CDS encoding sugar kinase, yielding MGSTRPVAVAALGEALLVLRAPEGHTLESANNLEILLGGAECNVTIGCARMGLSSLWIGKLPNDPIGWSLVRRLRAEGVDTSGVVWAETGRIGIMFTEIGVYPRPSRVIYDRQMSVGSTIRPEDVDWSILRRVRHVHLTGVTAALSESARRTVVRCAQEARAAGATVSYDVNHRAKLWSSDEARAFYELLSPYVDILLVNTDEARLVFGVGGSPNEMLAALYERWQRPITIVTLGERGAAALANGEVYRVPGFVVERVNRFGAGDAFVAGFLSRYLTFRDVEDALRHGSAAAALKMTFGAANHPMFRADQVTHLVRFGGTQDEPQGTQARSYAVER